One Sphingomonas sp. LHG3406-1 genomic window carries:
- a CDS encoding LacI family DNA-binding transcriptional regulator, which produces MSKASRRGRGNVTIEDVAREAGVSTMTVSRVINKGKNVREETRDNVLQAIEKLRYSPNTAARSLAAGQATRIGLFYSNPSAAYLSQFLVGSLQTARSAGCHLMLEPCESENPALQREAAQQFIDAGVEGVILPPPVSESTTILEELRKAEIPVVTVAMGRVHNPLNVRMDDYAAAVQLTQYLIDLGHRRLGHITGAPGHIATSERERGFRDVARQAGIADDQLSIEPGEFTFRSGLDAADALLSLPEPPTAIFASNDDMAAAVVSVAHRRGLQVPDDLSVVGFDDTSLATSVWPELTTIRQPVSAMAGAALEMLLGALRFQSRGEDAGSIDRVLDHELIIRGSAAAPPKQK; this is translated from the coding sequence ATGAGCAAGGCGAGCCGGCGGGGACGCGGCAACGTCACGATCGAGGACGTCGCTCGGGAAGCGGGCGTTTCGACAATGACCGTCTCGCGGGTCATCAACAAGGGCAAGAATGTGCGTGAGGAGACTCGCGACAACGTTCTCCAGGCCATCGAAAAGCTGCGCTACTCGCCCAACACCGCCGCGCGAAGCTTGGCGGCGGGACAGGCGACGCGGATCGGCCTCTTCTATTCCAATCCCTCAGCCGCCTATCTGAGCCAGTTCCTGGTCGGCTCGCTCCAGACGGCGCGTAGCGCGGGCTGTCATCTGATGCTGGAGCCCTGCGAGTCAGAGAACCCAGCGCTTCAGCGCGAGGCGGCCCAGCAGTTCATCGATGCAGGCGTGGAAGGCGTGATCCTGCCACCGCCCGTCTCCGAATCGACGACCATCCTCGAAGAGCTGCGCAAAGCCGAGATTCCGGTCGTCACAGTCGCCATGGGGCGCGTCCACAATCCGCTCAATGTCCGCATGGACGACTATGCGGCCGCTGTGCAGCTGACCCAATATCTTATCGACCTCGGTCACCGGCGCCTCGGCCATATCACCGGCGCTCCCGGCCACATTGCGACCAGCGAGCGCGAGCGCGGCTTCCGCGACGTCGCCCGGCAGGCCGGCATTGCAGACGACCAGCTGTCGATCGAGCCGGGTGAGTTTACCTTCCGATCCGGCCTTGATGCGGCGGACGCCCTGCTTTCCCTGCCTGAACCACCGACCGCCATCTTCGCCAGCAACGACGACATGGCTGCGGCGGTGGTCAGCGTCGCGCATCGGCGCGGCCTGCAGGTTCCCGACGACCTCAGCGTTGTCGGTTTCGACGACACCTCGCTTGCGACCAGCGTGTGGCCGGAGCTCACCACGATTCGCCAGCCCGTATCCGCTATGGCCGGCGCGGCGCTCGAGATGCTGCTCGGCGCCCTGCGATTTCAGAGCCGGGGCGAGGATGCGGGAAGCATAGACCGCGTCCTCGATCATGAGCTTATCATCCGCGGCTCGGCCGCTGCGCCGCCAAAGCAGAAGTAG